From one Rhodoferax sp. PAMC 29310 genomic stretch:
- a CDS encoding L-threonylcarbamoyladenylate synthase, whose product MAQLFEVHPDNPQARLLKQAVALLEKGEVLAVPTDSSYALVCHVDDKAAADKLRRIRGVDDKHHLTLLCRDLSELANYARVDNQQFRLIKSATPGPYTFILEASKEVPRRLSHPARKTIGLRVPDHKVLQELLELHHAPLLATTLIPQGETEALNDAQEILERYKNLIAGVIDAGACALEPTTVVDLSSGEPEIVREGRGSFAALGL is encoded by the coding sequence ATGGCCCAACTATTTGAAGTACATCCCGACAACCCGCAAGCTCGCTTGCTGAAACAAGCGGTCGCCCTGCTCGAAAAAGGCGAAGTGCTGGCGGTCCCCACCGACTCCAGCTATGCATTAGTCTGCCACGTGGACGACAAGGCCGCCGCCGACAAACTGCGCCGAATCCGGGGCGTAGACGACAAGCACCATCTCACCCTTTTGTGCCGTGACCTGTCCGAGTTGGCCAACTACGCCCGCGTGGACAACCAGCAGTTTCGACTCATCAAATCGGCCACACCGGGGCCCTACACTTTTATTCTGGAAGCCAGCAAAGAAGTCCCCCGTCGCCTGAGCCATCCGGCCCGAAAAACCATAGGTCTGCGTGTGCCCGACCACAAGGTGCTGCAGGAGCTGCTGGAGCTTCACCACGCACCACTGCTGGCCACCACATTGATCCCGCAGGGTGAAACCGAAGCCCTGAACGATGCGCAAGAGATTCTGGAGCGTTATAAAAACCTGATTGCCGGCGTCATTGACGCAGGCGCCTGCGCCTTGGAGCCCACCACAGTGGTGGACCTGAGCTCGGGCGAACCCGAAATCGTCCGAGAGGGACGCGGCTCTTTCGCGGCTCTGGGCCTGTAA
- the acsA gene encoding acetate--CoA ligase produces the protein MEKPTVIHKASPSEGPQPHWSDYEGERQLDVWKQARAALSGLPNGGLNMAFEAVDRHAQSALRDKAAFRFVARNADAVEVRYGELAQQTNRFANVLQSLGVGQGAHLFVLAGRIPALYVSILGALKNGTVVTPLFSAFGPEPIATRINLGKGQVLVTTDALYQRKIKQIRAKMPSLIHVLLVSEDGGTTNEPDTLDWATLMAKAPDTLGPIKTQAEDPALLHFTSGTTGTPKGALHVHEAVVTHYATGRYALDLHAEDRYWCTADPGWVTGTSYGILAPLLHGVTSLIDREEFDAVRWYQLLQDEAISVWYTAPTAIRMLMKTGSELARQHSFPALRFVASVGEPLNPEAVWWGQEALGLPIHDNWWQTETGGIMIANTPAFDIKPGSMGRPLPGIEAFIVQHTEAEGEPPQVRIVDTPDVEGELALRSGWPSMFRGYLDNEARYKKCFSNGFYLTGDLARRDADGYFWFVGRADDVIKSAGHLIGPFEVESALMEHPAVAEAGVIGKPDPMVGEVVKAFVSLKDGFTPDETLRMAIMAHARKRLGAAVAPKEIDFLPVLPRTRSGKIMRRLLKARELGLPEGDTSTLEAGA, from the coding sequence ATGGAAAAACCGACGGTCATTCACAAGGCGTCCCCAAGCGAGGGGCCACAACCGCACTGGAGCGACTACGAGGGCGAGCGTCAATTGGATGTCTGGAAGCAAGCCAGAGCAGCGCTGTCGGGTTTGCCCAATGGTGGCTTGAACATGGCCTTTGAAGCGGTGGACCGACATGCACAAAGTGCATTGCGGGACAAAGCGGCATTCCGCTTTGTAGCCAGAAACGCCGATGCCGTGGAGGTGAGGTATGGCGAACTGGCCCAGCAGACCAATCGGTTTGCCAACGTGCTGCAAAGCTTGGGGGTAGGGCAAGGTGCGCACTTGTTCGTTCTCGCGGGGCGGATTCCGGCACTATATGTCTCCATTCTGGGCGCCTTGAAGAACGGCACGGTGGTGACCCCGCTGTTTTCGGCGTTTGGCCCAGAACCGATTGCGACCCGAATAAACTTGGGAAAAGGGCAGGTATTGGTGACTACCGACGCGCTCTACCAACGAAAAATAAAGCAAATTCGGGCGAAGATGCCTTCCCTGATCCACGTGTTGCTGGTGAGTGAGGACGGCGGCACCACCAACGAGCCCGACACGCTGGACTGGGCCACTCTGATGGCCAAGGCGCCAGACACCTTGGGCCCCATCAAAACGCAAGCCGAAGATCCGGCCTTGCTGCACTTCACCAGTGGCACCACAGGCACACCCAAAGGCGCGCTGCACGTGCATGAGGCGGTGGTCACCCACTACGCCACGGGGCGCTACGCGCTTGATTTGCACGCCGAAGATCGCTATTGGTGCACAGCCGACCCAGGCTGGGTGACAGGCACCTCTTACGGCATTCTTGCGCCGCTACTGCATGGTGTGACTTCGCTCATTGACCGAGAGGAGTTTGACGCGGTGCGCTGGTATCAATTGCTGCAGGACGAGGCCATCAGCGTCTGGTACACCGCACCTACCGCTATTAGGATGTTGATGAAAACAGGCTCTGAATTGGCACGCCAGCACAGCTTCCCCGCTCTGCGCTTTGTGGCCAGCGTGGGCGAGCCACTCAACCCCGAAGCCGTGTGGTGGGGTCAGGAGGCGCTGGGACTGCCAATCCACGACAACTGGTGGCAAACCGAGACAGGCGGCATCATGATTGCAAACACACCCGCGTTTGACATCAAGCCTGGCTCGATGGGCAGGCCCCTGCCAGGTATTGAGGCCTTCATTGTTCAACACACTGAAGCAGAAGGCGAGCCGCCTCAGGTGCGTATTGTGGACACGCCAGATGTCGAGGGTGAACTGGCCCTGCGCTCAGGCTGGCCGTCGATGTTTCGGGGCTATCTTGACAATGAAGCCCGCTACAAAAAATGTTTTTCCAACGGGTTCTACCTGACCGGCGACTTGGCCCGGCGCGATGCAGACGGCTACTTTTGGTTCGTGGGCCGCGCAGACGATGTCATCAAGTCTGCCGGCCACTTGATCGGTCCGTTTGAAGTGGAAAGCGCCTTGATGGAGCACCCTGCCGTGGCGGAGGCTGGCGTAATTGGCAAGCCTGACCCTATGGTGGGCGAGGTGGTGAAGGCCTTTGTATCGCTCAAAGACGGCTTCACGCCTGACGAGACCTTGCGCATGGCCATCATGGCCCACGCCCGCAAGCGGTTGGGGGCGGCGGTGGCGCCCAAGGAAATCGACTTTTTGCCCGTGCTGCCGCGCACGCGCAGCGGCAAGATCATGCGGCGTTTGCTCAAGGCGCGTGAACTGGGTCTACCCGAAGGCGACACATCCACACTGGAGGCTGGCGCATGA
- a CDS encoding tryptophan--tRNA ligase — protein MSSTRFLTGITTSGTPHLGNYVGSIRPSVRASLRADVESFYFLADYHALIKIDEPARIQRSTLEIAASWLAAGLDPERVVFYRQSDVPEIPELTWFLTCVTGKGVLNRAHAYKASVDKNTNAGADPDSDVTAGLFMYPVLMGADILMFNAHKVPVGRDQIQHIEMARDMAHSFNHRYGDHFVPPEAAIEDDVATLPGLDGRKMSKSYDNTIPLFTPRDQLKKLIAGIVTDSAAPGEPKTTEGSALFQIYQAFATAEETAALRQAYADGIAWGDAKQILFERIDREIAPMRETYLALMADPGKIETILMAGAAKARHIATPFMGRLREAVGLRDLRSTVGQKTKKVAKVAKPVFKQYREKDGKFYFKLVDTNERVLLQSLGFDSPKEAGQSIALLKTQAPNALADLADQLQPVADVTPQDVTTALAQMAEAE, from the coding sequence ATGAGCTCCACGCGCTTTCTAACTGGCATCACCACCTCCGGCACCCCCCACTTGGGCAACTATGTGGGCTCTATCCGCCCGTCGGTGCGCGCCAGTTTGCGCGCTGACGTGGAAAGCTTTTACTTTCTGGCCGACTACCACGCTCTGATCAAGATCGACGAGCCCGCTCGTATTCAGCGCTCCACACTGGAAATTGCCGCAAGCTGGCTGGCCGCCGGGTTGGATCCAGAGCGCGTGGTGTTCTACCGGCAGTCTGATGTGCCCGAGATTCCCGAGCTCACCTGGTTTCTCACCTGCGTCACGGGTAAAGGCGTTTTGAACCGAGCGCACGCCTACAAGGCATCGGTCGACAAAAACACCAACGCTGGCGCCGACCCTGACTCAGATGTGACCGCTGGCCTGTTCATGTACCCCGTGCTGATGGGCGCTGACATTTTGATGTTCAACGCCCACAAAGTGCCTGTGGGGCGCGACCAGATTCAGCACATCGAAATGGCGCGCGACATGGCGCACAGCTTCAACCACCGCTACGGTGATCACTTTGTGCCCCCTGAAGCAGCCATTGAAGACGACGTGGCAACGCTCCCCGGCTTGGATGGCCGCAAGATGAGCAAAAGCTACGACAACACCATTCCACTCTTCACCCCGCGTGATCAGCTCAAAAAGCTCATCGCAGGCATCGTCACCGACTCCGCCGCACCGGGCGAACCCAAAACCACCGAAGGCTCGGCCCTGTTTCAGATTTACCAGGCCTTTGCCACCGCCGAAGAGACTGCGGCCCTGCGCCAAGCCTATGCCGACGGCATTGCCTGGGGTGACGCCAAACAGATTTTGTTTGAGCGCATTGACCGGGAAATAGCACCCATGCGCGAGACCTACCTCGCCCTGATGGCCGACCCCGGCAAGATTGAAACCATACTGATGGCCGGCGCCGCCAAGGCCCGACACATCGCCACTCCCTTCATGGGACGCCTACGCGAAGCCGTGGGCCTGCGCGATTTGCGCTCCACGGTGGGCCAAAAGACCAAAAAAGTAGCCAAGGTGGCCAAACCCGTGTTCAAGCAGTACCGCGAAAAAGACGGCAAGTTCTACTTCAAGCTTGTCGACACCAACGAGCGCGTGCTGCTACAAAGCCTGGGTTTTGACTCGCCAAAGGAAGCGGGCCAGTCCATTGCGCTGCTCAAAACCCAAGCTCCCAACGCCTTGGCCGACTTGGCCGACCAACTGCAACCCGTTGCCGACGTGACCCCACAGGACGTGACTACTGCGCTGGCGCAGATGGCAGAGGCTGAATAG
- a CDS encoding alpha-ketoacid dehydrogenase subunit beta, translating into MAATTLTYRDALREALREALIADQRVLLMGEDVGSYGGTYAVSKGLLEEFGPNRIRDTPLSELGFVGAGIGAALGGLRPIVEVMTVNFSLLALDPIVNTAAMLRHMSGGQFSVPVVIRMATGAGRQLAAQHSNSFEGWYAHVPGLRVLAPATVEDARGMLGPALADPDPVLMFEHAQLYNLEAELPKGGFPAVDIQSASVRRTGTDVSLITYGGCLAKVLMAAEELESQGISAEVIDLRVLRPLDDATIMTSVRKCRRAVVVDEAWRSGSLAAEVMARIMEQAFFDLDAPLARVCSEEVPIPYAKHLEEAALPQTPKIVAAVLTLMGKSP; encoded by the coding sequence ATGGCCGCCACGACGCTCACTTACCGCGACGCCTTGCGAGAGGCCTTGCGCGAGGCGCTGATTGCCGATCAACGCGTGCTGTTGATGGGCGAAGACGTTGGCTCCTATGGGGGCACCTACGCCGTCTCCAAAGGGCTACTGGAAGAGTTTGGCCCGAATCGAATTCGTGACACCCCGTTGTCAGAGCTAGGGTTTGTCGGTGCGGGCATTGGCGCAGCGCTGGGCGGCTTGCGGCCCATTGTCGAGGTGATGACCGTCAATTTCAGCCTCCTGGCGCTGGACCCAATTGTCAATACGGCGGCGATGCTGCGCCACATGTCTGGCGGGCAATTTTCAGTGCCTGTGGTTATTCGCATGGCAACCGGCGCGGGCCGGCAACTCGCGGCCCAGCACTCCAACAGCTTTGAGGGCTGGTACGCCCATGTGCCGGGCTTGCGAGTGCTGGCACCCGCCACAGTGGAAGATGCTAGGGGCATGCTGGGCCCTGCGCTGGCCGACCCCGACCCGGTACTGATGTTTGAACACGCGCAGTTGTACAACCTCGAGGCGGAATTGCCCAAGGGAGGATTCCCGGCGGTGGACATTCAGAGCGCCAGCGTGCGGCGCACCGGAACCGATGTGAGCTTGATTACCTATGGCGGCTGCCTCGCCAAAGTGCTAATGGCAGCCGAGGAATTGGAGTCCCAGGGCATTTCCGCCGAGGTGATTGACCTGCGGGTGTTGCGCCCGCTGGATGACGCAACCATCATGACCTCAGTGCGCAAGTGCCGCCGCGCTGTGGTGGTGGACGAAGCCTGGCGATCGGGCAGCCTGGCCGCTGAAGTCATGGCGCGCATCATGGAGCAGGCCTTCTTTGACTTGGACGCGCCGCTGGCTCGGGTCTGCAGCGAAGAGGTGCCGATTCCCTATGCCAAGCACCTAGAAGAAGCTGCCCTGCCCCAAACGCCCAAGATTGTGGCCGCCGTGTTGACGCTGATGGGCAAATCGCCGTGA
- a CDS encoding CBS domain-containing protein yields the protein MTALLKDFATAAVAVVEPETTALVVAQLMRQHHIGALVVVDALEKTRPIGIVTDRDLVLELMAEGLDSAVFTAGDIMSVDLVMATPEMDAADAVELMKINRVRRLVIANDEGQLVGIVTMEDVLSVFTRELASLTAGMAGARDREARERA from the coding sequence ATGACCGCTTTGCTTAAAGACTTTGCCACTGCCGCGGTTGCCGTGGTGGAGCCAGAAACCACTGCCCTGGTCGTGGCTCAACTCATGCGCCAGCACCACATTGGCGCGCTGGTGGTGGTGGACGCACTTGAAAAGACGCGCCCGATTGGCATCGTTACCGACCGGGATTTGGTGCTGGAGCTGATGGCCGAAGGGCTGGACTCAGCCGTGTTCACCGCCGGGGACATCATGTCGGTAGATTTGGTTATGGCCACACCGGAGATGGACGCGGCAGACGCCGTGGAGCTGATGAAGATCAACCGGGTTCGCCGGCTGGTAATTGCCAATGACGAGGGTCAACTGGTGGGTATCGTCACGATGGAGGACGTGCTGTCGGTCTTCACGCGGGAACTGGCAAGCCTGACCGCAGGCATGGCGGGCGCGAGAGACCGGGAGGCCAGGGAGAGGGCTTAA
- a CDS encoding site-2 protease family protein → MDIAHLIQTIATYALPVLFAITVHEAAHGYAARHFGDNTAYMLGRITLNPLKHIDLVGTILMPLFLYFATSGAFLFGYAKPVPVRFGNLRNPKKHMIWVALAGPGANFIQAILWGAVFYTLHGTGVTEPFFIKMAQGGILVNLVMFAFNLFPLPPLDGGRILVGLLPYRQAELVSRVEPWGFFIVMGLVLTGVVTTFWLQPLMGLSYGLLDLLLSPLALLFS, encoded by the coding sequence ATGGACATCGCCCACCTTATTCAAACCATTGCCACCTACGCACTCCCCGTGCTGTTCGCCATCACGGTACACGAGGCCGCGCATGGTTATGCCGCACGCCACTTTGGCGACAACACGGCCTACATGCTGGGGCGCATCACACTGAATCCGCTCAAGCACATTGACCTCGTAGGCACCATTCTGATGCCGCTGTTTTTGTACTTTGCCACCTCAGGCGCCTTTTTGTTTGGCTACGCCAAACCTGTGCCAGTGCGTTTTGGCAACCTGCGCAACCCCAAAAAGCACATGATCTGGGTCGCTCTAGCCGGGCCTGGCGCCAACTTCATTCAGGCCATTCTGTGGGGCGCGGTTTTCTATACGCTGCACGGCACCGGAGTGACTGAGCCCTTTTTCATCAAAATGGCCCAAGGCGGCATTTTGGTCAACTTGGTTATGTTTGCGTTCAACCTGTTCCCGCTGCCTCCACTGGACGGCGGGCGGATTCTGGTGGGTTTGCTGCCCTACCGCCAAGCCGAGTTGGTCTCGCGGGTGGAGCCATGGGGCTTTTTCATCGTCATGGGCCTGGTGCTCACCGGCGTGGTCACCACCTTTTGGCTGCAGCCTTTGATGGGACTCAGCTACGGCCTGCTTGACTTGCTGCTGAGCCCGCTGGCCTTGCTTTTTAGCTGA
- the pdhA gene encoding pyruvate dehydrogenase (acetyl-transferring) E1 component subunit alpha, giving the protein MTDLNVPAPPSGPVPWDKAFSRIVLSDMLRIRRMEEKAAELYGEQKIRGFLHLYIGEEAVATGALRALQMEDNIVATYREHGHALLSGVSMNAIMAEMFGKQQGCSGGRGGSMHLFDRATRFYGGNAIVGGGLPLAAGLALADKMTGRQALTACFFGEGAVAEGAFHEAMNLATLWALPVLYCCENNLYAMGTALARAESQTDLCVKAASYGMPTLRVDGMDVVEVHDTVQRAAQHVRAGEGPMFVELQTYRFRAHSMFDPDLYRHKEEIEAWKTRGPLHTFSARLKAQSHLTEEEFLALDAQAQAEVDAAVAFAEAGTWESTDTLLRDVHTPPETA; this is encoded by the coding sequence ATGACTGACCTGAACGTCCCTGCTCCACCAAGCGGCCCAGTCCCATGGGACAAGGCGTTTTCGCGAATTGTGCTGTCTGACATGCTGCGCATTCGCCGCATGGAGGAGAAAGCCGCCGAGTTGTATGGTGAGCAGAAGATTCGCGGATTTTTGCACCTCTACATTGGCGAAGAGGCAGTGGCCACCGGGGCGCTTCGGGCTTTGCAAATGGAAGACAACATCGTCGCCACCTATCGAGAACACGGGCACGCGCTGCTCAGCGGGGTCAGCATGAATGCCATCATGGCGGAGATGTTTGGCAAACAGCAGGGGTGTTCGGGCGGACGGGGCGGCTCCATGCACCTGTTTGATCGCGCCACCCGCTTCTATGGCGGCAATGCCATTGTGGGCGGTGGCCTGCCGCTGGCGGCGGGTCTGGCGCTGGCCGACAAAATGACCGGCCGCCAGGCGCTCACAGCCTGTTTTTTTGGCGAAGGGGCAGTCGCCGAGGGCGCCTTTCACGAAGCCATGAACCTGGCCACCCTATGGGCGCTGCCGGTGCTCTATTGCTGTGAAAACAACTTGTACGCCATGGGCACAGCGCTGGCACGCGCCGAGTCCCAAACCGACCTGTGCGTGAAGGCAGCGTCCTATGGCATGCCGACGCTGCGGGTGGATGGCATGGATGTGGTCGAGGTGCATGACACGGTTCAGCGTGCCGCCCAGCATGTTCGAGCCGGCGAGGGTCCCATGTTTGTTGAATTGCAAACCTACCGTTTTCGCGCCCACTCCATGTTCGACCCCGACCTTTACCGGCACAAGGAAGAGATTGAGGCGTGGAAAACGCGTGGCCCCTTGCACACCTTCAGCGCACGCCTCAAGGCGCAGAGCCATTTGACCGAAGAAGAATTTTTAGCCTTGGACGCGCAAGCGCAGGCAGAGGTGGATGCTGCGGTGGCCTTTGCTGAAGCCGGCACTTGGGAGTCCACAGACACCCTGCTGCGCGATGTACACACCCCACCGGAGACCGCTTGA
- a CDS encoding Crp/Fnr family transcriptional regulator, which produces MSTSLNPFMPISTASLPSLGREQRFDTRVCDFGSLTPFAEHGRPGHRGHAPDASFWKESLALAEKYLPFTRRKLNVNDAVYACGETFDTLYLISAGLFKVVNLTQDGREQPAGMYFKGDWLGFDGIPNGHHSCSAIAMDRGEVWSIRYDTLLQASTQEPIVMRLLLAAMSGQLARNRDAMLAMGTLTADARVADFLLKWAHALEERGLRTDQFNVHMTRADIGRYLGLTLESVSRALSRMARCGVIEFNEKGRRDISIPCLKALQEFIMESTEHKRALQ; this is translated from the coding sequence ATGAGTACTTCCCTGAATCCTTTCATGCCCATATCCACGGCGTCCTTGCCCAGTTTGGGGCGTGAGCAACGCTTTGACACCCGTGTTTGCGATTTCGGCTCGCTAACTCCCTTTGCTGAACACGGGCGCCCGGGGCACCGGGGGCATGCGCCTGACGCGTCTTTCTGGAAGGAGTCACTGGCTCTGGCAGAAAAATACCTGCCGTTCACCCGCAGAAAGCTCAACGTCAACGATGCCGTTTACGCCTGTGGCGAGACATTTGACACTCTGTACCTCATCAGCGCGGGACTGTTCAAAGTCGTGAACCTGACGCAAGATGGGCGCGAGCAACCCGCCGGCATGTATTTCAAAGGCGACTGGCTGGGGTTTGATGGCATTCCCAATGGCCACCATAGCTGCTCCGCCATCGCGATGGACCGGGGAGAGGTCTGGAGCATTCGATATGACACCTTGCTACAAGCCAGCACCCAGGAACCCATAGTGATGCGACTTCTGCTGGCCGCCATGAGCGGCCAATTGGCGAGAAACCGAGATGCCATGCTGGCCATGGGCACCCTGACGGCCGACGCACGCGTGGCAGACTTCTTGCTGAAATGGGCACATGCGCTTGAGGAGCGCGGCCTGAGAACTGACCAATTCAATGTGCACATGACCCGTGCCGACATTGGTCGTTACTTGGGACTCACGCTCGAGTCGGTCAGCCGGGCTTTGTCGCGCATGGCGCGCTGCGGCGTCATTGAGTTCAATGAAAAAGGGCGCCGTGACATCAGCATTCCCTGTTTGAAAGCGCTGCAAGAATTTATTATGGAAAGCACCGAGCACAAGCGCGCATTGCAGTGA
- a CDS encoding acyl carrier protein: MKADRATLTEGALTVLSTIAPEVEPQDIDPARALRHQVDLDSMDWLNFLVGLHERFGVEIAESDYAGLITLNDVLDYVQARLK; this comes from the coding sequence ATGAAAGCTGACCGCGCCACATTGACCGAAGGGGCCTTGACCGTATTAAGCACCATTGCGCCCGAGGTGGAGCCCCAAGACATCGACCCCGCCCGTGCCTTGCGCCACCAGGTGGATCTGGACTCCATGGACTGGCTCAACTTTCTGGTTGGCCTGCATGAGCGCTTTGGGGTGGAGATTGCCGAATCCGACTATGCGGGATTGATCACGCTCAATGACGTACTGGACTATGTGCAAGCCAGGCTGAAGTAG
- a CDS encoding BON domain-containing protein → MRSDDDMRADLLERLDAIPTISGAEIDVFVDNGRVTLSGRVDTPQTRFQIESAARRVTGLRSLALNVTPGRDKGRRGMH, encoded by the coding sequence ATGAGATCAGATGACGATATGCGCGCAGATTTGTTGGAACGGCTGGACGCCATTCCGACCATCAGCGGTGCCGAAATTGATGTGTTTGTGGACAACGGCCGGGTCACCTTGAGCGGCCGGGTGGACACGCCTCAGACTCGTTTTCAGATAGAAAGCGCCGCGAGGCGCGTGACGGGTCTGCGAAGCTTGGCCCTCAATGTGACACCTGGGCGTGACAAGGGCCGCCGGGGCATGCATTGA
- a CDS encoding dihydrolipoamide acetyltransferase family protein produces the protein MIEFRLPSLGADMDEGTLLTWHVKAGDTVQRGQVVAVVDTSKAAVDVEIWHDGVVGQLLIEPGTKVPVGTALATILAPGEAADPMATATAPPPPIQKPTVPTSPSPTPKLAPETAEKAITPTRRPVTPAARRRAQELGIDSDSVKGTGAQSSVTVADIEAAASTQKSGMPAIALASSTPAPSAPTSPADRAKEMRKAIAAAMGRSKREIPHYYLSETIPMALALDWLAKYNASHTIAERLLPAVLMLKAVAVALKRTPQLHGFYVDGAFQPATAIHAGVAISLRGGGLVAPAIHDVGSKPLDQLMRDLTDLVKRARAGSLRSSEMSDPTITVTNLGDQGVEAVFGVIYPPQVALVGFGSVQTRPWVQDGVLCALPLVTASLAADHRASDGHQGALFLAELRAVLQQPDTLAEAVHKTPPQGDPT, from the coding sequence GTGATCGAATTCCGCCTGCCCTCTCTCGGGGCTGACATGGATGAAGGCACCTTGCTCACTTGGCATGTGAAAGCAGGCGACACGGTCCAACGGGGCCAGGTGGTGGCTGTGGTTGACACCTCCAAGGCTGCGGTGGATGTGGAAATATGGCACGACGGGGTGGTGGGTCAACTGCTGATCGAACCCGGCACAAAAGTACCGGTCGGTACGGCACTTGCGACCATTCTGGCACCCGGCGAAGCGGCCGATCCAATGGCAACCGCGACGGCACCGCCACCGCCCATCCAGAAACCCACCGTCCCCACCTCGCCGTCCCCCACCCCCAAACTTGCTCCGGAGACTGCAGAAAAAGCGATTACCCCAACCCGCCGCCCGGTGACGCCAGCGGCGCGCCGACGTGCGCAGGAATTGGGTATTGATAGCGACTCCGTGAAGGGCACTGGCGCGCAGTCGTCTGTCACCGTGGCCGATATTGAAGCGGCGGCCAGCACACAAAAATCCGGGATGCCTGCAATTGCCCTAGCGTCGTCCACACCGGCGCCATCGGCCCCAACCAGCCCAGCCGACCGAGCCAAGGAAATGCGCAAGGCCATCGCCGCAGCCATGGGGCGCTCCAAACGGGAGATTCCGCACTATTACCTCAGCGAGACCATTCCCATGGCATTGGCCCTGGACTGGTTGGCGAAATACAACGCCAGCCACACGATTGCTGAGCGCTTGCTGCCAGCTGTGCTGATGCTGAAGGCGGTGGCCGTGGCGCTCAAGCGCACGCCGCAGCTTCATGGCTTTTATGTGGATGGGGCGTTTCAGCCCGCCACAGCTATTCACGCCGGCGTCGCCATTTCGTTGCGGGGCGGCGGCTTGGTGGCACCCGCCATTCATGACGTCGGCAGCAAACCACTTGACCAGCTGATGCGTGACCTGACCGACCTCGTCAAACGGGCACGCGCCGGCTCACTGCGCAGCTCCGAAATGAGTGACCCCACCATCACCGTGACCAACCTGGGAGACCAGGGGGTGGAAGCGGTTTTCGGCGTAATCTACCCGCCCCAGGTGGCCTTGGTAGGTTTTGGCAGCGTCCAGACTCGCCCCTGGGTGCAAGACGGTGTCTTGTGCGCCCTGCCCCTGGTCACGGCTTCGCTCGCGGCAGACCATCGCGCCTCGGACGGCCATCAAGGTGCCTTGTTTCTGGCAGAACTGCGCGCCGTTTTGCAGCAACCGGACACACTGGCCGAAGCCGTTCATAAAACCCCGCCCCAAGGAGACCCCACATGA
- a CDS encoding Hsp20/alpha crystallin family protein gives MSNLRLSEPSLFDPALSTPFESMFRRLMSPMRLDVDNGSLDMRLDVTEIDGKYKVRADIPGVKKSDINVRIDGNLVQIDAEAAKESETKDVGGRVLRSERWRGAVSRSFTLAQDVDESKASALYEDGVLTLELPKKETSSAKRLAIK, from the coding sequence ATGAGCAATCTCCGTTTGAGTGAACCCAGCCTGTTTGACCCTGCGCTGTCAACGCCGTTTGAATCGATGTTCAGACGGCTCATGTCGCCCATGCGCCTTGATGTGGACAACGGCTCGCTGGACATGCGCCTGGACGTCACCGAAATCGACGGAAAATACAAAGTGCGGGCCGACATTCCGGGCGTCAAAAAAAGCGACATTAATGTTCGCATTGACGGCAACCTTGTCCAGATCGACGCTGAAGCGGCCAAAGAGTCAGAGACCAAAGACGTTGGTGGACGTGTGCTGCGCAGCGAACGTTGGCGCGGTGCCGTGTCCCGCTCCTTCACCTTGGCGCAGGACGTGGACGAGAGCAAAGCCAGTGCTTTGTACGAAGACGGCGTGTTGACCCTGGAGCTGCCCAAAAAGGAAACAAGCTCTGCGAAGCGCCTGGCCATCAAATAG